The following are encoded together in the Gilvimarinus sp. DA14 genome:
- the rlmM gene encoding 23S rRNA (cytidine(2498)-2'-O)-methyltransferase RlmM, with the protein MNHLYLHCRPGFEKECAAEITDLANATGFFGYSKAEPGTALVTYVTHEPEGAYQLIRELDFASLIFTRQWFAGQAVALPDPKDRLTPLLAEVEKLPSCADWWSETLDTNEGKSLSALSKKFSRPFAQGLKARSLLRASSPLRLHLLFLSGAEALVGVSPVANSARWAMGIPRLRQPSQAPSRATLKLEEAWHHFIPAVEWEERLAGGMRGIDLGAAPGGWTWQLVNRGMFVDAVDNGPMAESLMETGQVKHHVVDGFVYQPKKPVDWLVCDIADKPARVAQMIGERAVQGQFREAVFNLKLPMKQRYAEVVKLRQRLQELFAENELNVQLAFRQLYHDREEITGHIRVTG; encoded by the coding sequence GTGAACCACCTGTATTTGCACTGTCGTCCGGGCTTTGAAAAAGAGTGCGCCGCCGAGATTACCGACCTGGCGAATGCCACCGGTTTTTTTGGCTACAGTAAGGCCGAACCCGGCACCGCCTTGGTGACCTATGTCACGCACGAGCCGGAAGGCGCTTACCAGTTAATACGCGAGCTGGATTTTGCCAGCTTAATTTTTACTCGCCAGTGGTTTGCCGGTCAGGCGGTGGCATTGCCTGACCCCAAAGATCGATTGACCCCGCTACTGGCAGAAGTTGAAAAACTGCCCAGCTGCGCCGATTGGTGGAGCGAAACCCTTGATACCAACGAGGGCAAGTCCCTCTCTGCCTTGAGTAAAAAATTCAGCAGACCTTTTGCTCAGGGTTTAAAAGCGCGTTCGTTACTTAGGGCCAGCAGCCCATTGCGTTTGCATTTATTGTTCCTGTCAGGAGCCGAAGCGCTGGTGGGCGTTTCTCCCGTGGCAAACAGCGCCCGCTGGGCGATGGGCATACCGCGGCTGCGTCAGCCATCGCAGGCGCCCAGTCGTGCGACATTAAAGCTGGAAGAGGCATGGCATCATTTTATTCCTGCAGTCGAGTGGGAGGAGCGCCTGGCCGGGGGAATGCGTGGTATCGATCTGGGGGCTGCACCCGGCGGCTGGACCTGGCAGTTGGTCAATCGCGGCATGTTTGTCGATGCGGTCGATAATGGCCCCATGGCAGAGTCGCTGATGGAAACCGGCCAGGTGAAGCATCATGTGGTGGATGGGTTCGTTTACCAGCCTAAAAAGCCGGTGGACTGGCTGGTGTGTGATATTGCCGATAAGCCCGCTCGCGTGGCGCAAATGATTGGTGAGCGGGCGGTACAGGGCCAGTTTCGCGAGGCTGTGTTTAATTTAAAGCTGCCCATGAAGCAACGTTACGCTGAGGTCGTTAAGCTGCGACAGCGTTTGCAAGAACTGTTTGCCGAGAATGAGCTGAATGTACAGCTAGCATTTCGCCAGCTGTACCATGACCGCGAAGAAATCACCGGGCATATTCGCGTGACAGGCTGA
- a CDS encoding transporter, whose protein sequence is MTLLCVLASLSQAQELAPRAYWPAPDGTNVVVLSYQHSQGNVLADASTPITGAEAKLDFLSLTYQRTFNLLGRTGNLQLNTPFVSGEAHADINNEFKRRSITAAADPRARLAINLVGAPSMDRDDFRLLVANPELIVGASMLVSIPTGEYDGDRLFNAGSNRWAVKPALGAILPLDNRWLLEGEIGAWFYQDNDDFSGQTRSQEPLLSSEFHLVHVLQSGTWISFDINWYQGGAAQVGAGPKQTELKNSRAGLTFLKPLAKQHAIRGAYSTAVESTIAGQFDSLSLSYMYIW, encoded by the coding sequence ATGACGTTGCTATGTGTTTTAGCGTCGTTGAGCCAGGCTCAGGAGCTCGCCCCCAGGGCTTATTGGCCCGCGCCCGATGGTACTAATGTTGTGGTTTTAAGTTACCAGCATTCCCAGGGAAATGTATTGGCCGACGCCTCTACCCCTATCACAGGCGCTGAAGCCAAACTCGACTTTTTATCACTCACCTACCAGCGCACATTCAATCTGCTCGGGCGTACAGGCAATCTGCAACTTAACACGCCTTTTGTCAGCGGCGAAGCACACGCCGATATCAATAATGAATTTAAACGGCGTTCAATTACGGCCGCCGCCGACCCGCGTGCACGTCTGGCCATCAATTTAGTAGGCGCTCCCAGTATGGACAGAGACGATTTCCGCTTACTGGTAGCAAACCCGGAGTTAATTGTCGGCGCCAGTATGTTAGTCAGCATTCCCACCGGAGAATATGATGGCGACCGGCTATTCAACGCAGGAAGCAACCGTTGGGCGGTAAAACCAGCGCTCGGGGCTATCCTGCCTCTGGATAATCGCTGGCTACTCGAAGGAGAGATCGGAGCCTGGTTTTACCAGGACAACGATGACTTTTCAGGCCAAACTCGTAGCCAAGAGCCCCTGTTATCATCGGAGTTTCATCTGGTTCATGTGCTGCAAAGCGGTACTTGGATTTCTTTTGATATCAACTGGTATCAGGGCGGGGCGGCGCAAGTAGGCGCGGGGCCGAAACAGACAGAGCTAAAAAATTCGCGCGCGGGCTTGACCTTTCTCAAGCCCCTGGCGAAACAGCACGCCATTCGCGGCGCCTACAGTACGGCCGTTGAATCAACCATTGCCGGGCAGTTTGACAGCCTTAGTCTGAGCTATATGTATATCTGGTGA
- a CDS encoding elongation factor P hydroxylase, translated as MTAFVPQVSHDCRDLIRIFNECFERDEATCLIGGASEPLYTPAGKGQPAKIFFSHDYFASALHEVAHWCVAGLERRKQEDYGYWYAPDGRSAEQQAEFERVEARPQALEWVFSAAAVFQFRVSADNLNLGLGPSEEFKDAIFSQLQHLNQQGLAPRAARFTQALLNFYRPGVDLPWLFESSGSFARDKL; from the coding sequence TTGACTGCTTTTGTCCCCCAAGTTAGCCATGATTGCCGCGATTTAATTCGAATCTTTAATGAGTGTTTCGAACGCGATGAAGCCACCTGCCTGATCGGCGGCGCGAGTGAGCCGCTTTACACGCCGGCAGGCAAAGGCCAGCCGGCCAAAATTTTCTTTAGCCACGATTACTTTGCCAGTGCGCTGCACGAGGTCGCTCACTGGTGTGTCGCCGGGCTCGAGCGCCGCAAACAGGAGGATTACGGTTACTGGTATGCGCCGGATGGGCGCAGTGCGGAGCAGCAGGCCGAGTTTGAGCGGGTTGAAGCCAGGCCCCAGGCGCTGGAGTGGGTATTTTCGGCGGCCGCCGTTTTCCAGTTTCGGGTCAGTGCCGACAACCTTAATCTCGGCCTGGGGCCCTCAGAGGAATTTAAAGACGCCATTTTCAGTCAGCTCCAGCATTTGAATCAGCAGGGGTTGGCGCCGCGCGCCGCGCGCTTTACCCAGGCTCTGTTAAATTTTTACCGGCCGGGAGTAGACCTGCCGTGGCTGTTTGAAAGCAGCGGGAGCTTTGCGAGGGATAAGCTTTGA
- a CDS encoding alpha/beta family hydrolase: MAELDLLLERAAPAAPVLALAHGAGAPMDSEFMNQFSSALLAAGVSVCRFEFPYMQERRRSGKKRPPDRQPVLLDAWHTVLDKLANERVFIGGKSMGGRMAATLNNERQQAGVICLGYPFHPPAKPDKLRLEPLQKPGSPVLIIQGSRDKLGCRDEVAGYSLAPNVSIHWLEDGDHDLKPRVKSGFTHQAHIQTAAHLSANFMLTGEGL, from the coding sequence ATGGCTGAGTTAGATTTATTATTAGAGCGTGCCGCCCCCGCAGCGCCCGTACTCGCCCTTGCCCATGGTGCGGGCGCGCCTATGGACAGTGAATTTATGAACCAATTTAGCAGCGCGCTGCTGGCGGCCGGGGTGAGTGTGTGCCGTTTTGAATTCCCATATATGCAAGAGCGTCGTCGCAGCGGCAAAAAGCGCCCACCCGATCGCCAGCCTGTACTTTTGGATGCTTGGCACACAGTGCTCGATAAACTGGCAAACGAGCGGGTATTTATTGGCGGTAAATCCATGGGGGGGCGCATGGCGGCGACTTTGAATAATGAGCGCCAGCAGGCGGGGGTTATTTGTCTGGGTTATCCCTTTCACCCGCCGGCCAAGCCAGACAAGCTGCGCCTGGAACCGTTGCAAAAGCCGGGCTCTCCAGTGCTAATTATTCAGGGCAGTCGCGATAAGCTGGGTTGCCGCGATGAAGTGGCAGGCTATTCATTGGCGCCGAATGTCAGTATTCACTGGCTCGAAGATGGTGACCACGACTTGAAACCGCGGGTTAAAAGCGGTTTTACCCATCAAGCCCACATTCAAACCGCCGCGCACTTAAGCGCCAACTTTATGTTAACGGGAGAAGGTTTGTGA
- a CDS encoding glycine cleavage system protein R, translating to MNQYLVLTVISDDRPGVVQKLAKVISDHHGNWLESRMSHLAGKFAGILQVGVAEEHRQALQQALKALSKDGLQVVAEPANPGAAGQYQEFHFSVVGADRTGIVAEISQAFAERNISVDELETDTSSMPWSGEPMFEATGIIHVPAGVNLNDLYDNLDLIADELAIDVRLETPPESQTA from the coding sequence GTGAACCAGTATCTCGTTCTTACCGTTATCAGCGACGACCGCCCCGGGGTGGTACAAAAACTGGCCAAAGTGATCAGTGACCATCACGGCAACTGGCTTGAGAGCCGGATGTCGCACCTGGCGGGAAAATTTGCGGGTATTCTACAGGTTGGGGTCGCTGAGGAACATCGCCAGGCTTTGCAACAAGCTCTCAAGGCATTATCCAAGGATGGCTTACAGGTCGTGGCAGAACCGGCCAACCCCGGTGCTGCGGGGCAATATCAAGAGTTTCACTTTAGCGTAGTGGGAGCGGATCGTACCGGTATTGTGGCCGAGATTTCCCAGGCTTTTGCCGAGCGCAATATCAGCGTAGATGAACTGGAAACCGACACCTCCAGCATGCCCTGGTCCGGCGAGCCTATGTTCGAAGCCACGGGGATTATTCATGTACCTGCCGGTGTCAACCTAAACGATCTGTACGACAATCTGGATCTGATTGCCGATGAGCTCGCCATAGACGTACGCCTGGAAACGCCACCGGAATCACAGACCGCCTAA
- a CDS encoding 5'-3' exonuclease H3TH domain-containing protein, producing the protein MSLAPVCLIDASIYIFRYYFSMPPNWFCQDNGYSTETVYGYTNFLLGFMERHNPRWVAACFDESLGSGFRHQLSPDYKASRALPDEALAFQLEACKTATQLLGLRTFASDAYEADDLLASLYRDCAADEGAIALLSRDKDLGQVLTREQDFLWDYSGDRKHYLADIETRFGVSSAQMADLQALVGDPSDDIAGVPGVGLKTAAALLNQGRSLQQLLQNPQQIADFPIRGARTLAVKVAQFTPQIELALSLVTLKADLALISERNDISRRVPDILAFTDFCQRMGWPAVAKRAQRLIDVQDEYQ; encoded by the coding sequence TTGAGTCTCGCCCCGGTGTGTCTGATAGACGCCTCTATCTACATTTTCCGCTATTATTTTTCTATGCCGCCCAATTGGTTTTGCCAAGACAATGGCTATTCCACCGAAACGGTCTACGGCTATACCAACTTTTTACTGGGCTTTATGGAACGGCACAACCCCCGCTGGGTGGCCGCCTGTTTTGATGAGAGCCTGGGGTCTGGTTTTCGCCATCAACTCTCGCCCGACTACAAGGCCTCCAGGGCGCTGCCCGACGAGGCACTGGCCTTTCAATTAGAGGCCTGCAAAACGGCCACGCAATTGTTGGGTTTGCGCACCTTCGCCAGTGATGCCTACGAAGCCGATGATTTACTCGCCAGTCTCTATCGTGATTGTGCGGCGGACGAGGGGGCTATTGCGCTGCTCAGCCGCGATAAAGACCTGGGGCAAGTTCTGACCCGGGAGCAGGACTTTTTGTGGGATTACAGCGGCGATAGAAAGCACTACCTGGCTGATATCGAAACCCGATTCGGAGTGTCATCTGCGCAGATGGCCGACTTACAGGCACTGGTGGGTGACCCCTCTGACGACATTGCCGGGGTCCCCGGAGTGGGCCTTAAAACCGCCGCCGCGCTCTTAAACCAGGGGCGGAGTTTGCAGCAATTGTTGCAAAATCCACAGCAGATTGCGGATTTTCCCATTCGCGGTGCTCGTACCTTGGCTGTTAAAGTAGCGCAGTTTACCCCGCAGATAGAGCTAGCATTGTCACTGGTCACTCTCAAAGCAGATTTGGCGCTGATAAGCGAACGCAACGATATATCCCGTCGCGTGCCGGATATCTTAGCTTTTACCGATTTTTGCCAGCGTATGGGCTGGCCCGCTGTGGCCAAGCGAGCCCAGCGCTTAATAGATGTACAGGATGAATACCAATGA
- a CDS encoding ATP-NAD kinase family protein: MTKLTLGLIVNPCAGLGGSLALKGSDAPDTLVLARQAGVQPQAPLRMQRALTPLLTYRDDVRFFTFAASMGESLLQSMGFIHQVLGQPKGEITRADDTLRAAQCFREAQVDLLVFAGGDGTARVIADAVGMSLPCLGVPAGVKIHSGVYTTSPEAAGRVLERLARGQWAPLVEREVRDIDERAFRQGRVKARHYSELLVPEMPDALQQVKNAGAQVDELAQLDLADGVIETLNPDTLYLLGPGSTTQVILQQLGLEGTLLGVDVLQDGKLLACDVSAADIRRLLDGHLGPVAIIVTAIGGQGHIFGRGNQQLACDIIARVGRENIQVVATAEKLKALDGRPLLVDTNDPELDRALAGVMSVTTGYQTQVLYPVGDTF; encoded by the coding sequence ATGACGAAACTCACCCTCGGTTTAATCGTTAACCCCTGTGCCGGCCTGGGCGGCAGCTTGGCCCTTAAGGGCAGCGATGCGCCCGATACCCTTGTGTTGGCGCGGCAGGCCGGAGTGCAGCCGCAGGCACCTTTGCGAATGCAGCGGGCCCTTACTCCGCTGCTCACCTATCGCGATGATGTGCGCTTTTTCACCTTCGCTGCGTCGATGGGGGAAAGCCTTCTGCAGAGTATGGGATTCATCCATCAAGTGCTTGGCCAACCCAAAGGGGAAATCACTCGTGCAGACGATACCCTTCGCGCCGCACAATGTTTCCGGGAGGCTCAGGTAGATTTACTGGTATTTGCCGGTGGCGATGGCACGGCCCGCGTTATTGCCGATGCCGTGGGGATGTCGCTGCCCTGCCTGGGGGTACCTGCTGGGGTGAAAATTCACTCCGGCGTTTACACTACCAGTCCCGAGGCTGCTGGCAGAGTGCTGGAGCGATTGGCACGGGGGCAGTGGGCGCCACTGGTGGAGCGCGAAGTGCGCGATATTGATGAGCGCGCCTTCCGTCAGGGCAGGGTAAAAGCGCGCCATTACAGTGAGCTTTTGGTGCCAGAAATGCCCGACGCCTTGCAGCAGGTAAAAAATGCCGGGGCTCAGGTGGACGAACTGGCTCAATTAGACTTGGCCGATGGTGTCATCGAGACCCTGAACCCAGACACTCTGTATTTGCTGGGCCCCGGCTCGACTACCCAGGTCATTTTGCAGCAGCTAGGGCTCGAAGGCACACTGCTGGGGGTGGATGTTCTCCAAGACGGCAAGCTTCTGGCCTGTGATGTCAGTGCCGCCGATATTCGCCGCCTGCTTGATGGGCACCTAGGCCCCGTGGCTATTATTGTTACTGCCATTGGCGGGCAGGGGCATATTTTCGGGCGCGGCAACCAGCAGCTTGCCTGCGACATTATTGCCCGCGTGGGACGCGAGAATATTCAGGTGGTGGCGACCGCGGAGAAGCTCAAAGCGCTGGATGGCCGCCCCCTGTTGGTGGATACCAACGACCCCGAGTTGGATCGCGCTCTGGCCGGTGTTATGTCGGTAACGACCGGCTACCAAACCCAAGTGCTTTACCCAGTGGGAGATACCTTTTGA
- a CDS encoding 4-phosphoerythronate dehydrogenase — MKIIADENIPLVEEFFAADAQVARLPGRSLTREQLGDAQALLVRSVTQVNEALLAGSDIQFVGTCTIGMDHLDQSYLHKQSIAYTNAPGCNANSVVEYVYAALCRLNVDWRNRTVGIIGCGNVGGALYRALKAQGVECRCYDPFLTTADNPDLTDLEEVLQADIVSMHTPLTTTGPYPSRHLLTKEKIVQLAPGAVLLNCGRGPVIDNQALLQVLRERDDLQVVLDVWETEPNFSLPLLDRVSLGSPHIAGYSFDGKLKGTAMIYQAFCRHFGLTEKTHLQSVTPRVANNQLHTDMSASDWAVICDLVGQVYDIDDDDRAMRKLARQNRDHGVDLGQGFDLLRKHYAIRREFNNYQVAEKVKKEPLAKSLAALGFHLNK, encoded by the coding sequence ATGAAAATAATCGCCGATGAAAATATCCCTCTGGTGGAAGAGTTTTTTGCGGCCGACGCGCAAGTTGCCCGTCTGCCTGGGCGTTCACTTACCCGCGAGCAGCTGGGAGACGCCCAGGCGCTGTTGGTACGCTCGGTAACCCAGGTCAATGAGGCGCTTTTGGCGGGGTCAGATATTCAATTTGTCGGTACGTGTACCATTGGCATGGACCATCTCGACCAAAGTTACCTGCATAAACAGAGCATCGCCTACACCAACGCCCCCGGTTGTAATGCCAACTCGGTGGTTGAGTATGTGTACGCCGCACTTTGCCGTCTGAATGTCGACTGGCGCAACCGCACAGTAGGCATTATTGGCTGCGGCAATGTGGGCGGCGCTCTGTACCGGGCGTTAAAGGCTCAGGGGGTTGAGTGTCGTTGTTACGACCCCTTTCTAACTACGGCGGATAACCCGGATTTAACCGACTTGGAAGAAGTGCTGCAGGCCGATATCGTCAGTATGCACACGCCGCTGACGACCACAGGCCCCTATCCTAGCAGGCATTTGTTGACCAAAGAGAAAATTGTGCAGCTCGCCCCGGGCGCGGTACTGCTAAATTGTGGTCGCGGGCCGGTGATTGATAACCAGGCTCTGCTGCAGGTGCTGCGCGAGCGCGATGATTTGCAGGTGGTGTTGGATGTGTGGGAGACCGAGCCCAACTTTTCCCTGCCCTTGCTGGATCGCGTCAGTCTTGGCTCGCCGCACATAGCCGGGTATAGCTTTGATGGCAAACTCAAGGGTACGGCGATGATTTACCAAGCTTTTTGCCGCCACTTTGGGCTGACTGAAAAAACGCATCTGCAAAGCGTTACCCCCCGAGTGGCGAACAATCAGTTGCATACGGACATGAGCGCATCAGACTGGGCGGTTATCTGCGATTTAGTGGGGCAGGTTTACGATATCGACGATGACGACCGCGCTATGCGCAAGCTGGCACGGCAAAATCGCGACCATGGTGTCGACCTGGGGCAGGGGTTTGATTTACTGCGTAAGCACTATGCTATTCGGCGCGAATTTAACAATTACCAGGTGGCCGAGAAAGTAAAAAAAGAGCCGCTGGCGAAATCGCTAGCGGCTTTGGGATTTCATTTGAACAAATGA
- a CDS encoding antibiotic biosynthesis monooxygenase — MIYVLVERHIADGMEGNYDLAAQQALEAAHRAPGFINGETLEDIQRPNHRYLLSKWRSLHDWKQWYYSDERHETLNQLNPTLADFEKITLLKK; from the coding sequence ATGATCTACGTTTTGGTTGAAAGACACATCGCCGACGGTATGGAAGGCAATTACGACTTAGCCGCACAACAGGCGCTGGAGGCGGCGCACCGAGCTCCGGGGTTTATCAACGGCGAAACGTTGGAAGACATACAAAGACCCAACCACCGCTATCTGTTGTCTAAGTGGCGCTCACTGCACGACTGGAAACAGTGGTACTACAGTGACGAGCGCCACGAAACGCTGAACCAGCTTAATCCCACGCTCGCCGACTTTGAGAAAATCACCCTACTGAAAAAGTAA
- the tusA gene encoding sulfurtransferase TusA yields MKQQIDNFLDTSGLLCPEPVMMLHQAVRSMAAGQVIEVKATDPSTTRDIPKFCLFLGHELIEQSEAEGAYSYTIRLQKEE; encoded by the coding sequence ATGAAACAACAGATTGATAATTTTTTAGACACTAGTGGTTTGCTTTGTCCCGAACCTGTGATGATGCTGCATCAGGCGGTGCGCTCGATGGCGGCCGGGCAGGTGATTGAAGTGAAAGCCACGGACCCTTCCACCACTAGGGATATTCCCAAATTTTGTTTGTTTTTAGGGCATGAGTTGATCGAGCAGAGCGAGGCCGAAGGTGCATATAGCTACACCATTCGGCTGCAAAAAGAAGAGTAG
- a CDS encoding YheU family protein, protein MIIPYQHLPQSTLQALLEEFITREGTDYGEREIDLATKVAQLLEQLKRGEVVIVFDPALETTSLVAKREAEAMGLMNG, encoded by the coding sequence ATGATCATTCCTTACCAGCATTTACCCCAAAGTACTCTACAGGCACTGTTAGAAGAATTTATTACCCGCGAGGGCACGGATTACGGTGAGCGGGAAATTGATCTTGCCACCAAGGTGGCACAATTGCTCGAACAGCTAAAACGCGGCGAGGTGGTGATTGTATTTGACCCGGCATTGGAAACCACCAGTCTGGTTGCTAAGCGCGAAGCCGAGGCCATGGGGCTGATGAATGGCTGA
- a CDS encoding VIT1/CCC1 transporter family protein encodes MSSTRTKAELIRLHQPHAIARRLSDGPGNSYLRDFIYGATDGLITTFAIVAGVAGAGLSPAVVIILGAANLLADGFSMGASNYLGVRADNQLKEKTRREEYEEIRLYPEGEREEVRQIFAAKGFSGAQLEDIVTTITRDRQLWVNTMLQDEHGLSLQNQKPLHAGGVTFIAFVLLGALPLLPFCIGALIPSVSAEPYGLSVALTLVGFVVVGAIKGAQVKRSPVWSALETLAVGGGAAMLAYWVGHLLGGL; translated from the coding sequence ATGTCCAGTACTCGCACTAAGGCGGAGTTAATCCGTCTACATCAACCACACGCTATTGCCCGTCGTTTATCCGATGGGCCGGGCAATAGCTATCTGCGCGATTTTATCTACGGCGCGACGGATGGATTGATCACCACCTTCGCCATTGTAGCGGGTGTGGCAGGTGCTGGGTTATCACCAGCTGTAGTGATTATTTTGGGCGCTGCCAATTTACTCGCTGACGGTTTTAGCATGGGGGCCAGTAACTATTTGGGGGTGCGGGCGGACAATCAGCTTAAAGAAAAAACTCGCCGTGAGGAGTACGAAGAAATTCGCCTCTATCCTGAGGGGGAGCGAGAGGAGGTGCGACAAATATTTGCGGCCAAGGGGTTTTCCGGGGCACAGCTAGAAGATATTGTGACCACCATTACCCGCGATCGGCAGCTTTGGGTAAATACAATGCTGCAGGATGAGCACGGTCTGTCGCTACAGAATCAAAAACCTCTGCATGCGGGCGGGGTCACTTTTATCGCTTTCGTGTTGTTGGGTGCGCTGCCCTTGCTGCCATTTTGTATCGGTGCGCTCATTCCCTCTGTTTCTGCTGAGCCCTATGGTTTGAGCGTTGCGCTTACACTGGTGGGTTTTGTAGTCGTTGGCGCAATTAAAGGGGCGCAGGTGAAACGCTCCCCCGTGTGGTCAGCTTTGGAAACGCTGGCCGTCGGCGGCGGAGCGGCTATGCTTGCCTACTGGGTTGGGCACCTGTTAGGCGGTCTGTGA